The DNA window ACTACAATCatcttttaaagggacagttcagcaAAAAAAAGAATCATTATGTCTCATTTTGTTCTAAACCGgcaagactttttttcttttgtgttacaTAAAAGGAAAACTCCGTGATCTACTTCACAATCATTTATTATGTTGCCTATGTAGCCAGCAGACAGATAGGGAGCTCACTGGGCTTTAAAACAGAGCTTTTGTATTATTCAATTCAGTTTTTTCTTCCCTTCATTCATAAGTCCAAACTTTGGACAGTGTTTTTCTTGCTTTACAACCAAACAATAACATcacgtctttctgccattttccaTAACCTGAGAGCGGCTGACAGCTGTAACCTCTCCAGCTCACGCAGCTATATGCAAGTCAGTGATGCGACAGCCAAGATGTCAACCACAGTTTCATCAATACAGCACGCATCGACAGCATCACCACGAGATGTCCTGACAGGGTGAAAGGTCACTGTAGGGTGATGTCATACCTGGACATGTAGTCGTTTCGCACCAGCAGCAGGTGCTGCAGCAGAGACAGGAAGAGAGGCTCAGCTTTCGAGTCCTTCACCGTGTTCATCAAGATCTGGAAGACTTCAGTCATATCAGTGACACAGAGTTAAAGAACCACAACTAAAACTCATCACACAATTACAGCTATTGCAGTTTACTCCCCATAGCTGAAAATACATCTGCCCCGTGTTCTTGTTATTGGTAAATTAAACTAATCCTATTtacaaaaaagaataataataataattcctaatagacaatgcaaaaatgttaatatCTGAGGAAGAATTaagtaaatgaaaattagaaatgctgcCTGGGGTATTAAGTTAAGTTTCTGCTGAAGtagttaaattgtttaaaaatcgaaagttgaaataaaaataacaaaatatttagatttatttttttttaaacattaaaaatagcaaaTGCAGATAAAACTACTACAAATGAAATGCAAACTTATTCTGAGTAGCAATAAAAGCTTATTATTTGCAATAAATACTTCACACCTGCAGTGAATATTATATGAATTGTATATTTCATGCAGCTCCACTGTGATTATTTctaagaatataaaatattttctaatacatattttaaataaatgtttttttttcttgctatttAACTTTTATGAATGATTGATTTGGACAAAATCAAGCCTAGGACTTCTGGCACCACCTGGTGGACAAAATATGAAAATCggatttaaaaatacattctaaAAAGGTCATTCTCTGCATACTTCTGCGCTTTGTATTCACAGTACATGTCATTTACAATGTTAGTTGAGGCTTCTTTCACAAAACCACCATAATGTAGACTTTCCTTGCCATTTACTCGGTCTCACTGACAATAAAACAAGACTATTGttgagttttgtttattttattactgtgGCTTCTAAATGTAAATGGCCTCTATTATGAAATGTCTTCACATGGGAAGAGAtccatatatgtatttttaagagtAAGGCAAAATcctattttttttgttatatgacCCACTATAAAGTGTAAACAATGGCACTCTGTGAGCTGAAGGATCGTCTCCTCTTGTAAAAATGATTCTGCACTTTTGAGACACCCGGTGTCCAGTATATGAACTACAATCACATGCAGGAACCAAAATCTAATCAAGTAATCAAGTCAACAAAGCCCAGCGTTGAAGCCAGGCCTCTTCAAAGCGTGTCTCAGATGGATGATTAAAACCAGCAGTAAAGGATATTCCATCTCTAGACGGACATCGTCCAACCGTGAGCGAAGATCTTCAGAGTCTTCATCAGCCTGCTCTTCAAACACCTGCAACTGAACCTTGAGCTCATCGTTCTCAATCGACCTcacctcctacacacacacagatggagaaATTAAGTGAAACTGAAATTATGATTGTGCCATTATATAAATCAGTGTTGACCGTAACAAGATGTGATGAACTAAGTATATAGTGCATATACATAATGTGaggttattttagtataattgagattaggtttttttaaatatttacaattttcatattttccattagaattttaaagttttagcaattttgttgtaTACTActgtcatatttattattattattattattttatctacataggttttttttttcatagttttggttgataacaaaattactaaaacattaaagggacagttcacccaaaaatgacaattatgtcattaattgcTCAACCTCATGCTGTTAGGGGTTTGTAATGACATTTATGTAAAtttgtggatgaactatccctttaactaaaatgaaaatgaaagctaaTCAAAACTATTAGTTTTTGAAatgaaactaattcaaaatattaacaaaaactatttgtttttgaaatgaaactaattcaaaatattataaacTTCAATACTATCTCGAAGCTAAAATAATACTTGTCATATGATTCATTCTACAAAACCAATTCATTGATTAATTTGAGAGACTCAAAAGTGTTTAAGTACATTTCCTTTTGCAAAAATattgtacaataaaaatatatacaaacagtAATGCAAATATATCATTTAAATTGGAGTTTGTGTGATATGTTAGAAAGATaatatttgtaactttttaaaatatagtcGCATTCATTGCCTATTTGTATTTGGTGTGCTATGTCTGTCTAGTAAGTGTGTGTGGACCTTCAGCTGGTCTCTGAGACCCAGTCTCATCAGCTCTGATCTCAGGTGGATCCTGAAGTCCAGCTCCTCCAATCGACTGATGAGAGCGTTGATCAGCTGCATACAGCCggcctgctcacacacacacacacacgacatcaGGGAAAGGACTTCACATCAGCAGTCTGTGTTCTCGGTCACGTGTGAGTGTTTTACCTTGAGCGTGATGGAGTTTTTACTCATGCCGGACAGCAGCGGCTGGAACCGCTCAATCTCCTGCTCTTCAGCCTGTTCAGTGATGCACTCCAGAACTCGCTCgtgtctgaaacacacacagtccATCCTCATACACTTCTTAAAATGACTTTGTGgatcatttgaaatgttttttgtctTGCACGGCACATAATCTTCCAAATGTCCCTCTCTGCTGTAACACTTACATctcattgttttcatgttttcacaTGTGAAATGATTGGCTATgttgttttaacattttgttttttatatgtctttatgtttctcattttcattttagtttgtgtGCATTTTTCCCAAGATTTGGATATTTCTATATAACTCAAATTCATTTTTAGTAATTATAgtatttaaacttatttcagtattTTCATGGTGTTCCATAATGtctaatatttgcattttaatttatttcatcttTACTTCAAGTACCAAAAACAATGTGAaagtgagaaagagaaaatatcagttggctaaaataaaataactatttaaataaataaaataactaaactagtgctgtcaaattgattgaccgtgattaatcgcatccaaaataaaagtttgtgtttatgtaagacataaatacacacacacacacacacatacacacaatacacacacacacagtatacacatattacataaacttattttgaatgcaattaatcttGATCAAAtagatttgacagcactaaactaactttcaaaacaaaaacaaaaaacaactataCACTGTAGACAAActgcaattaaaattaaatcataaacagaacataaaaatacataatatcaaaattaaattcATACTAAACTTTAAACAAAAGCCTAAGTGTAtttatgatactaaaataaaattgatgACCAATTTTTAAAAAACACTAGTTTTATCTGTGAACTACTTGTGCAAACCTATTGTCTTACATCTCTATAGTGACAgcattaatgattttattgatcCTTAAGGACTGTTGGCATGCTAACTTCCCCCGGTGAACATGATTTCTGTTATTGGGTGTCTGATTTGGCTATTGAAATGCCATTTGAATAGACTGTTGAGTATGTGAACACTGCTTCTGCTTTCAGCTTCCCACTCACGTGTTTCCTGGACGCTCGAGGATGCAGAGGGCAGACAGCAGTTTGACTACATCCACCATCATGTGCGGCACTTTTGGATTGATGGATCGGACCAGGAGAGGGATTCCTTCTTTGGACGTCAGCATGGCATTAAGACCgtgctgagagagagacagacagagagacgttAATAACAGTTCCCGCCGTCTATATTACAACATGAGCTCAGATCTGCTCGGACCTTGTTGTTCATGAAGGCTTTGAGACATCGAATGATCTCATGTTGACATTTAACACCAATCCCAGGATTCCTGTGAAAaccagagagtgagagagacaaatTACATCAACATGTGCTTGAGATGCATATTAAAATCATGTATAGTTGAGATCCTGGATGCTGATTGGCCGATACATTAACATATTAGTATAAAAACACTACCCTATTAATCCTAATGTATTATATCTGATGAGCACATTTTTAAAGCCACTAAATGATCAACATGGAAACTGAAAAATCAGATTGATAGTTTAGACTTTATAGAATAAAAGtcctaaatgtataattataccAAATGTGTCATATTTTCACCATATCATACTAAATGAGTCATAAAAGCCGGATGTATCAGATAAGatactcaaaaaacacaaatgcaaactttttctttagatttgttttaacattttgtcTAAAGGATCAATAAaccattcaattaaaaaataatttgattttctGAGTATTATTTAATATGTCAGGCTTTTTAGTGTTATGTGTCTATATTTACAGAGGCATCTAAAGTATATATTACAGCTTGAAATGTGAATGTTTGAAAACTAGTAGTTAACACTTTCACTCAATAAAGAATCACTCTTGTATAAGATCTATAacatgaacgtgtgtgtgtgttactgtattAATGTCATACAAAGGATCTTCTTTCTCATCTTGGAGTTTCCTGAGGAACGCCAGAAGCAAAGCCAAACCCTCGGCTCCAAACGTCTGGACCCAACTGAAACACACATTCAACGATCAGCTGAGATTAGACACATAGAAATGCTTCAAtgcatgagagtgtgtgtgtgtgtgtacctgacgGGGTTGTTGTTCAGTGACACGCGCAGTGACTCCAGGCAGCTCAGTAACGGTACGTCTCTCAGATCGGTCTTCAGTTCCTGGATGTACATCAGTGCTGACCTGGAGCTCTCCTTCTGACTCTTACTCTAAACACACAGAGGGTCAAATGAGTTTATGATATGATCAGGTCCCTCAACTGTAATGATGCTACAGACCCTCATACTGCACTTTAATGCTGCTGATTCAACCCGTATATGGCAAGCAGAACTTTGTGCTTGTTTGTGCTCTTTTCtcttttaacagaaaaaaactctgaatatatataagaaaatgacAAATTAACGCTTCTTTTATATaaattaccagaaaaaaaaaagatttcaatgCTTTAGAAAGAAGCTTCTTctactcaccaaagctgcatttatttgatcaaaaatacagtaaaatcggtaataatgtgaaatattattacaatttaaaataactgttgtctatgtgaatatattgtaaaatgtcatttattccagtgattcaaagctgaattttcagcatcattcctccagtcttcagtgtcacataatctttcagaaataagtataatatactgatttgctgcttaagaaatgtTTCAATTACTATTATCaaagctgaaaacagttgtgctacttcatATTTGTGTGAATAAGCACATATACAGTATAGTAATACATTTACAGTGGAGGTCTGTTGGGTATGATGTTCTGGGGGATTTAGAAGCAGAAATATGATAATGATCAGTCTAATTCTCCTTTTGAAATTGGACttgttatactttattattattattattattattattattattaatgcttttattcaaaagGACAGTTAAACgttaaaaatcttgcaaaaaatctctgtttcaaatacatgctgctcttttgaacttcatCAAAAGATTATATACTTATACACGTAGGATTATATACTGCTTaaacttaaatataataataataataataataataataataataataataataataacaattatgctatttaataaataaataaaatctgcaaAATAGAGTTAATATAAATAACCATTTAttgcatctgaaaaaaaaaagtgtccttgTACTATTTTATCTGCATTGGTCTGCGAGTAAATAttagacaaataataataataataataataataataataatcataataataaatgaattaatacgAATTATCCCAGTAAAACTATTACAAACTAGTCCTGTGGCAATAGAACGTAGTGTCAGCGCTAAGAAAGCAGATTATGATACAGCTGGAGAGCAGCCGTGTCCTCTCTGACATCTTTAGAGAAATCTGAACCACATCCTGTGTGTGTGACAGGAAGAGCTTGAAACCGCCACAGGAAGAGCACCTGATCATCTTCATCACCTCTGAGATCCACTGAGGGATTCAGATTCAGAGCCACGAGTAGATGGGTGTAACTCATTAGAAGATGATATACATATAAATCACTTCATGTATGAAacaaaaaactgaaactaaactgagacagacagacagacgtctGGAGCGTGTTCTTACAGCACTGGAGGTGTGCAGGTATTGAGACACCATCTCTCTCTTGATGATGATGTCCTTCTTCCTCAGCGGCTGCTGCTTCTCCTCATTCAGGTTCATATCCACctacagacagagagagggaggagacTCATTTATACCTATAGCCTAAATAGATCaggaaaaatattgtttttaatgcatattagatatttattttttttatatatccccAAAAATGTGTGCTTATCATCCCAACAGATCGcaaagatcatatatatatatatatatatatatatatatatgatcttttttttttataaattaaaagatATGACAAAAAGTGTTGCCCCCAATAACTGTTAGGTATATTTTAAACCaggcagacacaaacacacacacacacacacacacacgtgtcagaaattaaatatcattaaatattataaCCTAACTCTTATCCAAACCATAACCCttttgtcaggtttagctcaCATAGGAGTACAGATTTGTTCCCAAAATGGGTTAAGCgggtccaaacacacacacacacacactcaccagcaTCTGCTCAAACAGCTCCAGCACAGACTCGTCCGTCAGCTCGTTCAGAGAGGCGCTCTGGTACACTTCAAACTGGGGGGCTGAAGAGTGTCTGTTTCCCATCGTGCCtcccttctccttctccttctttgTCCGCATGCTGGTGAAGCGCTCCAGCTGACacggggtcaaaggtcaaaggtcagacaGGCCTCACAGGAGGATTTTACACTCTGCATCTTGTTAATCACTGCATGTTCAGAATTATCTACTAACATCCTACATGCACAGTTTGTGTATTTTTAGTATGCATGGACTCAGATGTCCTACTGGCAAAGATAACCAGAACTCACTAAATCCCAGAATTGAAAGTACGCTAGTATTTCATTCTGAACAAAGAAACAGAGTTTAACTGACAGAACATGCTTTGCTGGGAACAGTGCACTGATATCATCTCAGATTTAATTATCTTTCTATTTTTATCTCATCAAGACTGTCAATCAGCAAGAACAAACGGCGTCTGAGGAAATTCCAGATCGATCCTGTAATCCGGCTCTTCTAAGGAATCTTTTCAAGTCGAGACGAGAGTGAAGCAGCAGAAAAATCTGAGATACTTACACACATCCTCCTTCACATTCATTCAATACTGAACAACAGCAGCAGCTTTATTATAATGATTGGAACTACGGACACAGAGCATCACAAGAATATTCTaaatcattctatctatctatgataATCTCATATTTCTTTCAACAAACATTGATTTACAACATTTTTTGGATGACCATGGCACAGTTTAAAAGAAAAACGTTTGATTGattgacaaaaatgtactgtaacCAAGTAAAAATAATCCTCCACCATTTTTTACACTTTCCTAAATGTAAACCCTATTTATatctgaaaattatattttatatattagtaatagtaatgtttccacattttggtctgtactaatatatatatatatatatatatatatatatatatattagtacagaccaaaaatgtggaaacattactatttttaatgtttttgaaagaagtttcttttgctcatcaagcctgcatttatttgatcaaaaatagagaaaaaaaaatattgtgatatattattactatttaaaataattatttttacatttattacactttaaatgatatttctgttatttctgtgatgcaaagctgaatttttaggatcattatcacatgatcctttagaaatcattctaatatgatgattcattatcaaagttggaaacagttctgctgcttaatattttttcagaacatgtgatgctttttttaggatactttgatgaataaaaagaaaaaaaaagaagaagatatgtttttaaaatataaatattttgtaataacaatatacactactgttcagtaatttggggtcagtaatttttttctttcttttttaaataaaatcaatacttttattcagcaaggatgtgttaaattgctaaaaagtgatagtaaagaaaatatattattagaatatatattattagaatttcttttttttttgtataaatgctgttctttctaaccttttattcatcaaatatattagacagcagaactgtttccaacactcataataaatcagaatattagaattatttctaaatgatcatgtgatcgactggatgttacatgtgaatgatgctgaaaattcagctttgcatcacaggaatacattttttttaagtatattcaaatagaaaacaaattattatttcttaaaaaataaagattaatattaGGTGTAAAGACTGCTAAATAGTAATGTATTCTGAAGTTTCTTTATGTTAaactatacttttattttgaagggttgCTGTGAGGAACTTGCAGCTGTTGTGATATGACAGTTATCACtagttttgtcaaattaaactgtaaaatgctaATGAAGTGAATCTCAGAGCAGCTGGAGATGTTATTTGTGTATTCGTATCATCATAGTGAGACGGCAGAAGCTGAAAACACTGCGAGCGTCGTCCACGCTTTAGTATGTGTGTAAGCTACATTAGTTAACAAAACAGTGCACCTTGACATCCGCCAGTCATTCATTGATTGTGGAAATCATGGCTCCTTATGCGTGATATCAAGTACTTCTGCAGATTTATAGCTTTTCACCTGAGCATTGCGAATCATGCGTTTGGCTTTGTTCTTGGTTCTCATCAACAGTATCTCCGCCATGATAAGCGCCGAATGAATGACATGCTTTCTGTTGTAACATCACGCAaggtaaataaaggtgacatcTAGTCTAGAACAGTAATGATAAGATTCATGTAAATCAgatcttgttttaaatgtgtgctgAAATAAATACCGGAAAAGATTGATTCGTAGCTTTTGAGAATCAATATTGAATCAAAAAAACGATAAATccaattatttatctttttcccCAGCCCTATGAATTTGTTCATTAATGAATCTTCTCTTATTTCACAAATTCTTGTGTAAATGTACCTCATCTCATGATCCTGCTGACACAAATATGAATTCATAAGCATTTGGTTTCATGAAATCTCAAACACAAGCGTGAGTGTGATCGATGCATGAGTGACGACACGCTTCCTC is part of the Carassius gibelio isolate Cgi1373 ecotype wild population from Czech Republic chromosome B24, carGib1.2-hapl.c, whole genome shotgun sequence genome and encodes:
- the LOC128013637 gene encoding protein diaphanous homolog 1-like; translation: MRTKKEKEKGGTMGNRHSSAPQFEVYQSASLNELTDESVLELFEQMLVDMNLNEEKQQPLRKKDIIIKREMVSQYLHTSSASKSQKESSRSALMYIQELKTDLRDVPLLSCLESLRVSLNNNPVSWVQTFGAEGLALLLAFLRKLQDEKEDPLNPGIGVKCQHEIIRCLKAFMNNKHGLNAMLTSKEGIPLLVRSINPKVPHMMVDVVKLLSALCILERPGNTHERVLECITEQAEEQEIERFQPLLSGMSKNSITLKAGCMQLINALISRLEELDFRIHLRSELMRLGLRDQLKEVRSIENDELKVQLQVFEEQADEDSEDLRSRLDDVRLEMDDMTEVFQILMNTVKDSKAEPLFLSLLQHLLLVRNDYMSRPQYYKLIDECTAQIVLHRNGCDPDFKCRKFDLDVDHLIDNMVDKTKVEISEAKATELEKKLDAELTARHELQVELKKMEADYEQKVLELSTEKETLGKEKNEQEKENQGLQSEISQLKEKIEKLSKDLKEAKAKVITVTVPVPVAPPPSQSASSVPPPPCPGGASLPPPPPPGQTAMPPPPPPPPLPGALGLAPPPPPPPLPGAPGMPPPPPPPPLPGAANMPPPPPPLPGAPGMPPPPPPLPGAPGMPPPPPPPPGMPGMPPPPPPMGGPGMPPPPPGGFGGWAPAVPQLPFGLQPKKDYKPEVQLKRANWSKVCMFPHVCISCFGYK